A stretch of the Clostridium botulinum genome encodes the following:
- a CDS encoding transposase: MIITLNIQSENIYFKIFETVNIAFNKLGINTRKAKGRPPKYSDQQIVACMIYGVNNSIFSLRELEYKIKQDIVFQKIIGLKEVPDHSTFSLRAIALEKYVYYGIYAMLIELINPSTRICAIDGTALRSSLYDSEARYGKGTRLGRYKGYKLHCTACVCDSILPLSFSVTTANVYDNQVQGLLYELKTYNPFIVLADAAYDDAQWFKVSKTLEYNLLTDVNMRKANSIESFKDESRYKNALFMQSPIGKNLYKNRLKIEQLFSILKGLYNLENPRLYGQKRYERHIKWVLLSYLIDEFNKVNSKISSRKYPWNL; the protein is encoded by the coding sequence ATGATTATAACATTAAATATACAAAGCGAAAACATTTATTTTAAAATTTTTGAAACTGTTAATATTGCATTTAATAAACTTGGCATTAATACTAGAAAAGCTAAAGGTAGACCACCTAAATATTCAGATCAACAAATTGTTGCATGTATGATATATGGTGTAAATAATAGTATTTTTAGTCTTAGAGAACTTGAATATAAAATTAAACAAGATATTGTATTTCAAAAGATTATAGGTTTAAAAGAAGTTCCTGACCATTCTACATTTTCTTTAAGAGCTATAGCTTTAGAAAAATACGTGTACTATGGCATTTATGCTATGCTTATTGAACTTATAAATCCATCAACTAGAATTTGTGCTATTGATGGTACTGCATTAAGGAGCTCATTATATGATAGCGAAGCTAGGTATGGAAAAGGAACTCGACTTGGCAGATATAAAGGATATAAGTTACATTGTACCGCTTGTGTATGTGATAGTATATTACCTTTGTCATTTTCTGTAACTACTGCAAATGTATATGATAATCAAGTCCAAGGATTGTTATATGAACTAAAAACTTATAATCCATTTATTGTACTTGCCGATGCTGCTTATGATGATGCTCAATGGTTTAAAGTTTCTAAAACTCTAGAATATAATTTATTAACAGACGTAAATATGCGTAAAGCAAATAGTATAGAATCTTTTAAAGATGAATCTAGATATAAAAATGCTCTTTTTATGCAATCACCAATAGGTAAAAATTTATATAAAAATAGGCTAAAAATTGAACAATTATTTTCTATACTTAAGGGACTCTATAACCTAGAAAACCCTAGACTTTATGGACAAAAACGTTATGAACGCCATATTAAGTGGGTTCTTTTATCGTATCTTATAGACGAATTTAATAAGGTTAACAGCAAAATAAGTTCTAGAAAATATCCTTGGAATCTATAG